A stretch of Vespula vulgaris chromosome 5, iyVesVulg1.1, whole genome shotgun sequence DNA encodes these proteins:
- the LOC127064203 gene encoding uncharacterized protein LOC127064203 isoform X4 produces MVNEDPMAKTIRELRAEITRLKSLLLEKNIEPDKKSLQDESGTNDSGKKKDQSSKNSVLGNKQRIETYRQIEHIKEGVSSVGGSSGVLSLIRRVNSTENLANHDNASVKSIRKFGSYERLDYKTRTSYSYNRAEVSELEDEGNDFIGEINEAVFVDIPTLVAVLIKPDNNFHESSTQIEEICSDEIHDYPIESDFIGSNNLREICENRTSKAANDDYEDENNHFDLDLDNEINDTRSNIIHSERKEKSKFCKQDSINVATPTETSTNLYMSRKFGSVEILQKKRDNLATLERSNTNLEKQSTVPEEVDIENKLVNKRKAENSKSDSYTSLWKDTNKFDSRDHLQRTGSNEFEKNSKDNSSVIGLIGKIKNTARKPSLENLKRKTSKDSSSSSSKDEQILISSLTNDKVLRRKDSLDHSPSTRVHTPVQKAKRAEIVAAVTERLYSSRKQVEDMTTVTGSASTSLSGIRSPPEGTDVRLTTSSLTAKTKLQEISRKMLAKRRRVNVDTQTEQMQTIRMKDSASLTDETKIVCQDVGVLTDEHNDYQTKMDNRSPVIRVKEIATLTDKLKSEIMESKDAECLVNDLNFYEYGVNFLNNNSKILLEDIRTYTSKMSNTDTSELCLTNDKKVDRFDKSTNTVVVPVAVNSIVQTQQPPEQSVLQEKTTQYFGENYNAIEESNPTMAVQKSERNVISMCLPDTISITIESSNLLESKVVIIDDTLNKTSISEKRDISHLKDNECQTEIEKKNVKQEDKSNDCYVKGFATKSSVSQTDSKCFRIENIFEDPRHISKIRTQSEENTLNTSKNTATKASVTFTNSLGTSFIPDTKECATDMNKGQVYALQSGRSFNRDKSFRETFISKKYNNPLATDIWKNWMISFPPTSWQHQRNVLSVNGLTFAWNNSLNNDCTAIVSTTDLKEPNLNSNVFLPNNMYDNNEVTDLKSPSLIARIDSKRLLEHDYNFSDDSLDYNEENVVSNSNNINTETPEESEIFENICPPDVVAHTKKENSTSLGNTCDNNVDVSLANHFEEDLVEFPKKKPVEPIDGSFISVHDYKSLILGKDTINIDNSQEARNNFEEKSSNSLKNSCKKKVTFMDSKTSREHHNQIGPTEANSLSQSKTFSKPFIKKKMHEHNANDDDCQALHMNDKELLINKDKTLDNHLENINNSENDKIEDCVQEKKTSANFIKVSSNKNIKSCEKNNFQNSCSDSDSSEDINRDGDCVIKLKRKILQEYVNEATTFMRNMNSLNEYINTTNICGKHQRQDKKRGNHRRCPQRNENYTELRDRKVIDNNNELLEETDVIVPTESFKKCLEGIERLENCIEKTNKHNEYLREKYGIIIESAGAKSGLASSSIDSSVNSKIFSNPVRRYTDLQEEPIISETLENFFPSNRCSFKDSSMSKFTEDPYDPLRIYDDFYDTNNQEVFSIKSKTERKHSNRLINAYPSCHCRTKNIFYRKEKQFQNNTCKLYHFYDDRSMNDLLDDSAATEDENIELSSSILMKPIKYYEHLEKSFEDNGFPRLMTNTFLRCTKNETPNFVNSRIFHRATVTDTKPYSWERWRYRPESPRAKFLELLHERRRIVENSRDVTF; encoded by the exons ATGGTCAATGAAGATCCCATGGCAAAAACAATCCGTGAATTAAGGGCTGAGATAACGAGATTGAAATCTTTGTTATTAGAGAAG aacatCGAGCCagataaaaaatcattacaaGATGAATCTGGGACGAACGATtcgggaaaaaagaaggatcaGTCGTCGAAAAATAGCGTGCTGGGAAATAAACAGAGAATCGAAACTTATCGACAGATAGAACATATAAAAGAAGGTGTTAGTAGTgttggtggtagtagtggagTTCTTTCTTTAATCAGAAGGGTAAATTCAACTGAGAACTTAGCAAATCACGACAATGCCTCCGTAAAATCTATTAGAAAATTTGGCTCGTACGAACGTCTCGATTACAAAACGAGAACTAGTTACAGTTATAATCGTGCTGAAGTTTCGGAGTTAGAGGACGAAGGAAATGATTTCATCGGAGAAATAAACGAAGCTGTATTCGTCGACATTCCAACTCTTGTTGCGGTACTTATAAAACCGGATAATAATTTCCACGAGAGTTCGACACAAATCGAAGAGATTTGTTCTGACGAGATACACGATTATCCGATCGAGTCGGATTTTATAGGAAGTAATAACCTTCGTGAGATCTGTGAAAATCGTACGAGCAAAGCTGCGAACGACGACtatgaagatgaaaataatcatttcgaTCTAGATCTggataatgaaataaacgatACTCGTTCGAATATCATTCAttcggaaagaaaagaaaaatctaaattTTGTAAACAAGATTCCATCAATGTTGCAACACCAACGGAAACATCTACGAACTTGTATATGTCAAGAAAATTCGGTTCTGTCGAGATATTGCAAAAAAAACGTGATAATCTAGCGACTCTAGAGAGATCCAACACGAATTTGGAGAAACAATCGACGGTACCTGAGGAAGTCGACATAGAGAATAAActcgtaaataaaagaaaagccGAAAATTCTAAAAGCGATAGCTATACGAGTTTATGGAAAGATACTAACAAATTTGATAGTAGAGATCATCTTCAAAGAACTGGTAGTAAtgagtttgaaaaaaattccaaaGATAATTCATCCGTGATAGGTCTTATAGGGAAGATTAAAAATACAGCGAGAAAGCCAagtttagaaaatttaaagaGGAAGACTAGTAAGGACAGTAGTTCGAGTAGCTCGAAAGACGAACAGATATTGATTTCGAGTTTGACGAATGATAAGGTCTTAAGGAGAAAAGATTCGTTGGATCATAGTCCATCTACAAGGGTTCACACTCCTGTACAAAAAGCGAAGAGAGCGGAGATCGTAGCTGCTGTTACGGAAAGATTATATTCGAGTAGGAAACAGGTGGAAGACATGACAACCGTGACAGGGTCCGCATCAACGTCTCTGTCAGGTATTCGTTCTCCTCCAGAGGGAACGGATGTTAGATTAACGACTTCCTCTTTGACTGCTAAAACGAAACTTCAAGAGATATCGAGGAAGATGCTAGCCAAACGACGGCGTGTCAACGTCGACACGCAAACGGAACAAATGCAAACGATTCGTATGAAGGATTCGGCATCTTTGACGGatgagacaaaaattgtttgtCAAGACGTAGGTGTATTAACTGACGAGCATAACGATTATCAAACGAAGATGGACAATAGATCGCCTGTTATTAGAGTAAAGGAAATTGCAACGTTAACGGACAAATTAAAAAGCGAAATCATGGAATCTAAAGATGCGGAGTGTCTGGTGAATGATCTCAATTTTTACGAATACGgtgtgaattttttaaataataattccaaAATATTATTGGAAGATATAAGAACTTATACAAGTAAAATGTCTAACACAGATACTTCAGAATTATGTTTAACTAACGATAAAAAAGTCGATCGTTTTGATAAATCAACGAATACCGTGGTTGTTCCTGTTGCAGTCAATTCTATCGTTCAAACGCAACAACCACCGGAGCAATCCGTCctacaagaaaaaacaacgcAATATTTTGGAGAGAATTACAATGCAATTGAAGAATCCAATCCTACAATGGCTGTACAGAAATCAGAGAGAAATGTTATTTCCATGTGTTTACCTGACACGATTAGTATAACTATCGAAAGCTCGAATCTTTTAGAATCAAAAGTTGTTATAATTGACGATACTTTAAATAAGACAAGTATCTcggagaaaagagatatatctCATTTAAAAGACAACGAGTGTCAAActgaaattgaaaagaaaaatgtcaaaCAGGAGGATAAGAGTAATGATTGTTACGTAAAAGGATTTGCAACAAAATCAAGTGTCAGTCAGACGGATAGCAAATGTTTTAGAATCGAAAATATCTTTGAAGATCCTCGACATATCTCTAAGATACGTACTCAATCGGAAGAAAATACTTTGAATACATCTAAAAACACAGCTACGAAAGCATCAGTTACTTTTACCAATTCTTTGGGTACTTCTTTCATTCCAGATACCAAAGAATGTGCTACCGATATGAACAAGGGACAGGTTTATGCACTTCAAAGTGGTCGATCGTTTAACCGAGACAAAAGCTTTAGAGAaacatttatttcgaaaaaatataataacccATTAGCTACAGATATCTGGAAAAATTGGATGATTTCATTTCCTCCAACTTCGTGGCAACATCAAAGAAATGTATTATCAGTTAACGGGTTGACCTTTGCATGGAATAATTCTCTAAATAATGATTGTACCGCGATCGTTAGCACTACAGATTTGAAAGAACCTAATCTAAATTCCAATGTCTTTCTTCCCAATAATATGTACGATAATAACGAAGTTACAGATTTAAAATCTCCGTCTTTAATCGCCAGAATAGATTCAAAGAGATTGTTAGAACATGATTATAACTTTTCAGATGACAGTCTTGATTATAACGAGGAAAATGTTGTCTCtaattcgaataatataaatacggAAACTCCTGAGGAGagtgaaatttttgaaaatatttgtccACCTGACGTCGTTGCTCAtactaagaaagaaaattcgactTCATTAGGAAATACTTGCGACAATAATGTCGACGTCTCACTAGCGAATCATTTCGAAGAGGATCTAGTAGAATTCCCAAAGAAAAAACCTGTTGAACCAATCGATGgatcttttatttctgttcACGATTATAAATCATTGATTTTAGGTAAAGATACAATTAACATCGATAATTCACAGGAAgctcgaaataatttcgaagaaaaatcatcaaattctttgaaaaattcttgCAAGAAAAAAGTCACTTTTATGGATAGCAAAACTTCAAGGGAACATCACAATCAGATTGGACCAACAGAAGCAAATTCATTAAGTCAAAGTAAAACTTTTTCCAAgccttttattaaaaaaaagatgcaCGAACATAATGCTAATGACGATGATTGTCAGGCTCTTCATATGAACGATAaagaattattgataaataaagataaaacttTGGATAATcatcttgaaaatataaataatagcgaaaatgataaaatcgaagattgtgtgcaagagaaaaagacatcGGCTAATTTTATCAAGGTTTCGAGTAATAAAAACATCAAGTCCtgcgaaaaaaataattttcaaaatagttGCAGTGATTCCGATAGTAGTGAGGACATTAACAGGGACGGGGATTGTGTTATAAAGTTAAAGAGGAAAATACTACAAGAATACGTTAACGAGGCAACAACGTTTATGCGTAACATGAATTCTctcaatgaatatataaatactacaAATATATGTGGGAAACATCAGAGACAAGATAAAAAACGAGGAAATCATCGACGATGTCCTCAACGAAACGAAAACTATACAGAATTGAGAGATCGTAaagttatcgataataataatgaactaTTAGAAGAAACTGACGTGATAGTGCCCAcagaatcttttaaaaaatgtttagaaGGTATCGAGAGACTAGAAAATtgtatagaaaaaacaaataaacacaATGAGTATCTTCGTGAAAAATATGGCATCATCATTGAATCTGCTGGCGCTAAATCTGGTTTAGCGAGCTCTAGTATAGATTCTAGTGTAAATTctaaaatcttttctaatcCTGTTCGAAGATATACGGACTTACAGGAAGAACCTATTATTTCGGAAACCTTAgagaatttctttccttcgaacaGGTGTTCTTTTAAAGATTCTTCCATGTCGAAATTTACAGAAGATCCATATGATCCATTAAGGATCTATGATGACTTTTACGATACGAATAATCAAGAAGTGTTtagtataaaaagtaaaactgaaagaaaacattctaatcgattaataaatgcTTATCCATCTTGCCATTGtcgtacaaaaaatattttctatagaaaagagaaacaatttcAAAACAATACTTGCaaactttatcatttttatgatgATAGAAGTATGAACGATCTTCTCGATGATTCAGCCGCAACGGAGGATGAAAATATAGAATTGTCAAGTAGTATTTTAATGAAGCCTATAAAGTATTACGAACATTTAGAAAAATCATTCGAGGATAATGGCTTTCCAAGATTGATGACAAACACTTTTTTGAGATgtacaaaaaatgaaacacCGAATTTTGTTAATTCAAGAATATTCCATCGGGCTACTGTTACTGATACTAAGCCATATTCCTGGGAAAGATGGCGATATCGCCCTGAAAGTCCAAGAGCAAAATTTTTAGAATTGTTGCACGAAAGACGACGCATCGTTGAAAACAGCAGAGATGTcacattttaa
- the LOC127064203 gene encoding uncharacterized protein LOC127064203 isoform X3 produces the protein MLATVSPASENYNETAHTLRFAQRAHSVVNKPMVNEDPMAKTIRELRAEITRLKSLLLEKNIEPDKKSLQDESGTNDSGKKKDQSSKNSVLGNKQRIETYRQIEHIKEGVSSVGGSSGVLSLIRRVNSTENLANHDNASVKSIRKFGSYERLDYKTRTSYSYNRAEVSELEDEGNDFIGEINEAVFVDIPTLVAVLIKPDNNFHESSTQIEEICSDEIHDYPIESDFIGSNNLREICENRTSKAANDDYEDENNHFDLDLDNEINDTRSNIIHSERKEKSKFCKQDSINVATPTETSTNLYMSRKFGSVEILQKKRDNLATLERSNTNLEKQSTVPEEVDIENKLVNKRKAENSKSDSYTSLWKDTNKFDSRDHLQRTGSNEFEKNSKDNSSVIGLIGKIKNTARKPSLENLKRKTSKDSSSSSSKDEQILISSLTNDKVLRRKDSLDHSPSTRVHTPVQKAKRAEIVAAVTERLYSSRKQVEDMTTVTGSASTSLSGIRSPPEGTDVRLTTSSLTAKTKLQEISRKMLAKRRRVNVDTQTEQMQTIRMKDSASLTDETKIVCQDVGVLTDEHNDYQTKMDNRSPVIRVKEIATLTDKLKSEIMESKDAECLVNDLNFYEYGVNFLNNNSKILLEDIRTYTSKMSNTDTSELCLTNDKKVDRFDKSTNTVVVPVAVNSIVQTQQPPEQSVLQEKTTQYFGENYNAIEESNPTMAVQKSERNVISMCLPDTISITIESSNLLESKVVIIDDTLNKTSISEKRDISHLKDNECQTEIEKKNVKQEDKSNDCYVKGFATKSSVSQTDSKCFRIENIFEDPRHISKIRTQSEENTLNTSKNTATKASVTFTNSLGTSFIPDTKECATDMNKGQVYALQSGRSFNRDKSFRETFISKKYNNPLATDIWKNWMISFPPTSWQHQRNVLSVNGLTFAWNNSLNNDCTAIVSTTDLKEPNLNSNVFLPNNMYDNNEVTDLKSPSLIARIDSKRLLEHDYNFSDDSLDYNEENVVSNSNNINTETPEESEIFENICPPDVVAHTKKENSTSLGNTCDNNVDVSLANHFEEDLVEFPKKKPVEPIDGSFISVHDYKSLILGKDTINIDNSQEARNNFEEKSSNSLKNSCKKKVTFMDSKTSREHHNQIGPTEANSLSQSKTFSKPFIKKKMHEHNANDDDCQALHMNDKELLINKDKTLDNHLENINNSENDKIEDCVQEKKTSANFIKVSSNKNIKSCEKNNFQNSCSDSDSSEDINRDGDCVIKLKRKILQEYVNEATTFMRNMNSLNEYINTTNICGKHQRQDKKRGNHRRCPQRNENYTELRDRKVIDNNNELLEETDVIVPTESFKKCLEGIERLENCIEKTNKHNEYLREKYGIIIESAGAKSGLASSSIDSSVNSKIFSNPVRRYTDLQEEPIISETLENFFPSNRCSFKDSSMSKFTEDPYDPLRIYDDFYDTNNQEVFSIKSKTERKHSNRLINAYPSCHCRTKNIFYRKEKQFQNNTCKLYHFYDDRSMNDLLDDSAATEDENIELSSSILMKPIKYYEHLEKSFEDNGFPRLMTNTFLRCTKNETPNFVNSRIFHRATVTDTKPYSWERWRYRPESPRAKFLELLHERRRIVENSRDVTF, from the exons ATGCTCgcaa CCGTATCACCAGCCAGTGAAAATTACAACGAAACCGCGCATACGTTACGATTCGCTCAAAGGGCGCACAGCGTGGTCAATAAACCCATGGTCAATGAAGATCCCATGGCAAAAACAATCCGTGAATTAAGGGCTGAGATAACGAGATTGAAATCTTTGTTATTAGAGAAG aacatCGAGCCagataaaaaatcattacaaGATGAATCTGGGACGAACGATtcgggaaaaaagaaggatcaGTCGTCGAAAAATAGCGTGCTGGGAAATAAACAGAGAATCGAAACTTATCGACAGATAGAACATATAAAAGAAGGTGTTAGTAGTgttggtggtagtagtggagTTCTTTCTTTAATCAGAAGGGTAAATTCAACTGAGAACTTAGCAAATCACGACAATGCCTCCGTAAAATCTATTAGAAAATTTGGCTCGTACGAACGTCTCGATTACAAAACGAGAACTAGTTACAGTTATAATCGTGCTGAAGTTTCGGAGTTAGAGGACGAAGGAAATGATTTCATCGGAGAAATAAACGAAGCTGTATTCGTCGACATTCCAACTCTTGTTGCGGTACTTATAAAACCGGATAATAATTTCCACGAGAGTTCGACACAAATCGAAGAGATTTGTTCTGACGAGATACACGATTATCCGATCGAGTCGGATTTTATAGGAAGTAATAACCTTCGTGAGATCTGTGAAAATCGTACGAGCAAAGCTGCGAACGACGACtatgaagatgaaaataatcatttcgaTCTAGATCTggataatgaaataaacgatACTCGTTCGAATATCATTCAttcggaaagaaaagaaaaatctaaattTTGTAAACAAGATTCCATCAATGTTGCAACACCAACGGAAACATCTACGAACTTGTATATGTCAAGAAAATTCGGTTCTGTCGAGATATTGCAAAAAAAACGTGATAATCTAGCGACTCTAGAGAGATCCAACACGAATTTGGAGAAACAATCGACGGTACCTGAGGAAGTCGACATAGAGAATAAActcgtaaataaaagaaaagccGAAAATTCTAAAAGCGATAGCTATACGAGTTTATGGAAAGATACTAACAAATTTGATAGTAGAGATCATCTTCAAAGAACTGGTAGTAAtgagtttgaaaaaaattccaaaGATAATTCATCCGTGATAGGTCTTATAGGGAAGATTAAAAATACAGCGAGAAAGCCAagtttagaaaatttaaagaGGAAGACTAGTAAGGACAGTAGTTCGAGTAGCTCGAAAGACGAACAGATATTGATTTCGAGTTTGACGAATGATAAGGTCTTAAGGAGAAAAGATTCGTTGGATCATAGTCCATCTACAAGGGTTCACACTCCTGTACAAAAAGCGAAGAGAGCGGAGATCGTAGCTGCTGTTACGGAAAGATTATATTCGAGTAGGAAACAGGTGGAAGACATGACAACCGTGACAGGGTCCGCATCAACGTCTCTGTCAGGTATTCGTTCTCCTCCAGAGGGAACGGATGTTAGATTAACGACTTCCTCTTTGACTGCTAAAACGAAACTTCAAGAGATATCGAGGAAGATGCTAGCCAAACGACGGCGTGTCAACGTCGACACGCAAACGGAACAAATGCAAACGATTCGTATGAAGGATTCGGCATCTTTGACGGatgagacaaaaattgtttgtCAAGACGTAGGTGTATTAACTGACGAGCATAACGATTATCAAACGAAGATGGACAATAGATCGCCTGTTATTAGAGTAAAGGAAATTGCAACGTTAACGGACAAATTAAAAAGCGAAATCATGGAATCTAAAGATGCGGAGTGTCTGGTGAATGATCTCAATTTTTACGAATACGgtgtgaattttttaaataataattccaaAATATTATTGGAAGATATAAGAACTTATACAAGTAAAATGTCTAACACAGATACTTCAGAATTATGTTTAACTAACGATAAAAAAGTCGATCGTTTTGATAAATCAACGAATACCGTGGTTGTTCCTGTTGCAGTCAATTCTATCGTTCAAACGCAACAACCACCGGAGCAATCCGTCctacaagaaaaaacaacgcAATATTTTGGAGAGAATTACAATGCAATTGAAGAATCCAATCCTACAATGGCTGTACAGAAATCAGAGAGAAATGTTATTTCCATGTGTTTACCTGACACGATTAGTATAACTATCGAAAGCTCGAATCTTTTAGAATCAAAAGTTGTTATAATTGACGATACTTTAAATAAGACAAGTATCTcggagaaaagagatatatctCATTTAAAAGACAACGAGTGTCAAActgaaattgaaaagaaaaatgtcaaaCAGGAGGATAAGAGTAATGATTGTTACGTAAAAGGATTTGCAACAAAATCAAGTGTCAGTCAGACGGATAGCAAATGTTTTAGAATCGAAAATATCTTTGAAGATCCTCGACATATCTCTAAGATACGTACTCAATCGGAAGAAAATACTTTGAATACATCTAAAAACACAGCTACGAAAGCATCAGTTACTTTTACCAATTCTTTGGGTACTTCTTTCATTCCAGATACCAAAGAATGTGCTACCGATATGAACAAGGGACAGGTTTATGCACTTCAAAGTGGTCGATCGTTTAACCGAGACAAAAGCTTTAGAGAaacatttatttcgaaaaaatataataacccATTAGCTACAGATATCTGGAAAAATTGGATGATTTCATTTCCTCCAACTTCGTGGCAACATCAAAGAAATGTATTATCAGTTAACGGGTTGACCTTTGCATGGAATAATTCTCTAAATAATGATTGTACCGCGATCGTTAGCACTACAGATTTGAAAGAACCTAATCTAAATTCCAATGTCTTTCTTCCCAATAATATGTACGATAATAACGAAGTTACAGATTTAAAATCTCCGTCTTTAATCGCCAGAATAGATTCAAAGAGATTGTTAGAACATGATTATAACTTTTCAGATGACAGTCTTGATTATAACGAGGAAAATGTTGTCTCtaattcgaataatataaatacggAAACTCCTGAGGAGagtgaaatttttgaaaatatttgtccACCTGACGTCGTTGCTCAtactaagaaagaaaattcgactTCATTAGGAAATACTTGCGACAATAATGTCGACGTCTCACTAGCGAATCATTTCGAAGAGGATCTAGTAGAATTCCCAAAGAAAAAACCTGTTGAACCAATCGATGgatcttttatttctgttcACGATTATAAATCATTGATTTTAGGTAAAGATACAATTAACATCGATAATTCACAGGAAgctcgaaataatttcgaagaaaaatcatcaaattctttgaaaaattcttgCAAGAAAAAAGTCACTTTTATGGATAGCAAAACTTCAAGGGAACATCACAATCAGATTGGACCAACAGAAGCAAATTCATTAAGTCAAAGTAAAACTTTTTCCAAgccttttattaaaaaaaagatgcaCGAACATAATGCTAATGACGATGATTGTCAGGCTCTTCATATGAACGATAaagaattattgataaataaagataaaacttTGGATAATcatcttgaaaatataaataatagcgaaaatgataaaatcgaagattgtgtgcaagagaaaaagacatcGGCTAATTTTATCAAGGTTTCGAGTAATAAAAACATCAAGTCCtgcgaaaaaaataattttcaaaatagttGCAGTGATTCCGATAGTAGTGAGGACATTAACAGGGACGGGGATTGTGTTATAAAGTTAAAGAGGAAAATACTACAAGAATACGTTAACGAGGCAACAACGTTTATGCGTAACATGAATTCTctcaatgaatatataaatactacaAATATATGTGGGAAACATCAGAGACAAGATAAAAAACGAGGAAATCATCGACGATGTCCTCAACGAAACGAAAACTATACAGAATTGAGAGATCGTAaagttatcgataataataatgaactaTTAGAAGAAACTGACGTGATAGTGCCCAcagaatcttttaaaaaatgtttagaaGGTATCGAGAGACTAGAAAATtgtatagaaaaaacaaataaacacaATGAGTATCTTCGTGAAAAATATGGCATCATCATTGAATCTGCTGGCGCTAAATCTGGTTTAGCGAGCTCTAGTATAGATTCTAGTGTAAATTctaaaatcttttctaatcCTGTTCGAAGATATACGGACTTACAGGAAGAACCTATTATTTCGGAAACCTTAgagaatttctttccttcgaacaGGTGTTCTTTTAAAGATTCTTCCATGTCGAAATTTACAGAAGATCCATATGATCCATTAAGGATCTATGATGACTTTTACGATACGAATAATCAAGAAGTGTTtagtataaaaagtaaaactgaaagaaaacattctaatcgattaataaatgcTTATCCATCTTGCCATTGtcgtacaaaaaatattttctatagaaaagagaaacaatttcAAAACAATACTTGCaaactttatcatttttatgatgATAGAAGTATGAACGATCTTCTCGATGATTCAGCCGCAACGGAGGATGAAAATATAGAATTGTCAAGTAGTATTTTAATGAAGCCTATAAAGTATTACGAACATTTAGAAAAATCATTCGAGGATAATGGCTTTCCAAGATTGATGACAAACACTTTTTTGAGATgtacaaaaaatgaaacacCGAATTTTGTTAATTCAAGAATATTCCATCGGGCTACTGTTACTGATACTAAGCCATATTCCTGGGAAAGATGGCGATATCGCCCTGAAAGTCCAAGAGCAAAATTTTTAGAATTGTTGCACGAAAGACGACGCATCGTTGAAAACAGCAGAGATGTcacattttaa